In Mycobacterium gallinarum, a single window of DNA contains:
- the lysE gene encoding L-lysine exporter gives MDSPLIVGFLASLTLIIAIGAQNAFVLRQGIRGEHVAAVVAVCAVSDILLITAGIAGVGALIAAHPGALDIARFGGSAFLIGYGMLAAGRACRPSTLTASEKGPARLLEVLVTCLALTWLNPHVYLDTVILLGTLANEHSEQRWLFGVGAVTASVVWFVSLGLGARRLSGLFATPLTWRILDGLIAVTMTGLGVSLILS, from the coding sequence ATGGACTCCCCGCTGATCGTCGGCTTCCTGGCCTCCCTGACGCTGATCATCGCGATCGGCGCGCAGAACGCCTTCGTGCTGCGCCAGGGCATCCGCGGTGAACATGTGGCCGCGGTGGTGGCGGTGTGCGCGGTATCCGACATCCTGCTCATCACCGCGGGCATCGCCGGCGTCGGCGCCCTCATCGCCGCACACCCCGGCGCGCTCGACATCGCCCGGTTCGGTGGCTCCGCGTTCCTGATCGGATATGGAATGCTCGCGGCCGGGCGCGCATGCCGGCCGTCCACACTGACGGCCTCGGAGAAGGGGCCGGCGCGACTCCTCGAGGTGCTGGTCACCTGCCTCGCGCTGACGTGGCTCAATCCGCACGTCTATCTCGACACGGTGATTCTGCTGGGCACCCTGGCCAACGAGCACAGCGAGCAGAGGTGGCTGTTCGGCGTCGGTGCGGTCACCGCGAGCGTCGTCTGGTTCGTCAGCCTCGGACTCGGAGCGCGGCGCCTGTCCGGACTGTTCGCCACACCACTTACCTGGCGGATCCTCGACGGGCTGATTGCCGTCACTATGACCGGACTCGGTGTGTCGTTGATCTTGTCCTGA
- a CDS encoding alpha/beta hydrolase, producing MSTTSDLPTSSHTARRRFRPALGAALTAFGVIALTSCAPSSGEMTQGDSAVSQAGTWDKTFPQSDRVDVEKVTFDNRLGINLVGDLYIPKNIDRAVRHPAIIVGHPYGGVKEQSSGLYAQQMAERGFVTLAFDASYGGESGGSPRNIASPEAFTEDFSSAVDYLGTNSLVDRDRIGVIGVCGSGSFSLSAAAADPRIRALATVSMYDMGRAMRQGLNDTVPEEQRQQTLRQVADQRWAEVDGEQPQMVPGTPVELTDQSTAVEREFFDYYRTPRGEHPRSTTAFTLTSNPAMNGYYPFTQIASISPRPLLFIAGEKAHSRYFSEDAFARAAGPKDLVIVPGAGHVDLYDRIEMIPFDTLTEFFAEKLG from the coding sequence ATGAGCACGACATCCGATCTGCCGACCTCGTCGCACACCGCCAGGCGCCGTTTTCGGCCTGCCCTCGGCGCGGCACTAACAGCGTTCGGCGTGATCGCGCTGACCAGTTGCGCCCCGTCGTCCGGCGAGATGACACAGGGCGACAGCGCCGTATCCCAAGCGGGAACCTGGGACAAGACATTCCCTCAGAGTGACCGCGTCGACGTCGAGAAGGTCACCTTCGACAACCGACTCGGCATCAATCTCGTCGGGGATCTCTACATCCCGAAGAACATCGACCGCGCCGTGCGACACCCCGCGATCATCGTGGGTCACCCCTACGGAGGCGTCAAAGAGCAGTCGTCGGGACTGTACGCCCAGCAGATGGCCGAAAGGGGCTTTGTCACACTGGCATTCGACGCATCCTACGGCGGTGAGAGCGGTGGGTCACCGCGCAACATCGCGTCGCCCGAGGCCTTCACCGAAGATTTCAGCAGCGCCGTGGACTACCTCGGGACGAACTCTTTGGTCGACAGAGACCGCATCGGAGTCATCGGCGTGTGCGGCAGCGGAAGCTTTTCGCTGAGCGCTGCAGCCGCCGACCCACGCATCCGTGCGTTGGCCACCGTCAGCATGTATGACATGGGACGAGCGATGCGGCAAGGTCTCAACGACACCGTTCCCGAGGAGCAGCGCCAGCAGACGCTCAGGCAGGTCGCCGACCAACGCTGGGCCGAAGTCGACGGTGAGCAGCCCCAGATGGTGCCTGGGACGCCGGTGGAGTTGACCGATCAATCGACCGCGGTCGAGCGCGAGTTCTTCGATTACTACCGGACTCCCCGCGGCGAACACCCACGCTCGACAACGGCGTTCACGCTGACAAGTAACCCGGCGATGAACGGCTACTACCCCTTCACCCAAATAGCGTCCATCTCGCCGCGGCCCCTGCTGTTCATCGCCGGAGAGAAGGCTCACTCGCGGTACTTCAGCGAGGACGCCTTTGCCCGCGCTGCAGGACCGAAGGACCTCGTCATCGTGCCCGGCGCGGGGCATGTCGACCTCTACGACCGTATCGAAATGATCCCGTTCGACACGCTTACTGAGTTCTTCGCCGAAAAGCTCGGCTGA
- a CDS encoding TetR family transcriptional regulator: MTAAEPALGLRDRKKIQTRDTIRREAMRLIKANGYANTTIEQIAAAADVAPSTFFRYFPTKESVLIANDLDQVTIDALAGLPSDMPRFAAFRRSLEITLAAVTAAEWRFERARLRLVLSVPELKAAQLDEYRHTVERLAESEAQRTGRDPQDLEVRVFVGALSGGLMAALDGHLSELTDRMQRTLDLLEAAMVIRPK; encoded by the coding sequence ATGACGGCAGCCGAGCCAGCGCTGGGTTTGCGGGACCGCAAGAAAATCCAGACTCGAGACACCATCCGGCGCGAGGCCATGCGGCTCATCAAGGCCAACGGTTACGCGAACACCACGATCGAACAGATCGCCGCCGCAGCGGATGTCGCACCGAGCACCTTCTTCCGCTACTTCCCCACCAAAGAGTCGGTGCTGATTGCGAACGACCTGGACCAGGTGACCATCGACGCGCTTGCCGGGCTGCCGTCAGACATGCCACGGTTCGCGGCATTTCGGCGCTCACTCGAGATCACTCTGGCCGCGGTGACCGCGGCCGAGTGGCGATTCGAACGCGCCCGGCTGCGACTGGTCCTTTCGGTGCCGGAACTCAAAGCCGCCCAGCTGGACGAGTACCGGCACACCGTCGAGCGACTCGCCGAGTCAGAGGCACAGCGCACCGGTCGCGACCCACAGGATCTCGAGGTCCGTGTGTTCGTCGGGGCATTGTCCGGCGGGTTGATGGCCGCCCTGGACGGCCATCTGTCCGAGCTGACCGACCGGATGCAACGGACCCTGGACCTACTCGAAGCTGCGATGGTGATCCGTCCGAAATGA